Proteins co-encoded in one Mastacembelus armatus chromosome 24, fMasArm1.2, whole genome shotgun sequence genomic window:
- the fzd3a gene encoding frizzled-3a, protein MDFLWVLSVSMLTACVAIPMDAAAGSHSLFTCEPITLRMCQGLPYNSTFMPNILNHYDQQTAALAMEPFHPMVNLQCSAELRIFLCALYAPVCTEYGRMTLPCRRLCLQAKSDCYKLMDMFGVSWPEEMDCNRFPDCDESYPRPVDLLSSSDTTESPISVQRDYGFWCPRELKIDPELGYSFMGVRDCSPPCPNMYFTREELMFARYFIGVVSIVCLSATLFTFLTFLIDVSRFRYPERPIIFYAVCYMMVSLVFFLGFLLEDKVSCNAASPGRFRASTVTQGSHNKACTLLFMVLYFFTMAGSVWWVILTITWFLAAVPKWGSEAIEKKALLFHACAWGIPGVLTVTLLAMNKIEGDSVSGVCFVGLYNLMALRWFLLVPLGLDVVVGVALLLAGIAALNRVRIEIPLEKENQEKLVKFMIRIGVFSVLYLVPLLTVLGCYLYENSYRAIWETTWVQEKCRDYHIPCPYQVESTSRPDLVLFLIKYLMMLIVGIPSVFWVGSKKTCFEWASFFHGKRRKDGMVNESRQVLQEPDFTQLLLRDPNIPIVRKSRGTSTQGTSTHASSTHLAMLDEPPSGSTSRAGSVHSARSKMSSYHGSLHRSRDGRYTASSFRAADERLPYGSMPRLNDQSQSRHCSTNRLDSLSRHSSTQRLESQSRHSSIRDLSSATQAVLGIRGNGIHRVLEEDGGTA, encoded by the exons CCATTCCATCCCATGGTGAACCTACAGTGCTCTGCAGAGCTCAGGATATTCCTGTGTGCCCTCTATGCCCCAGTGTGTACCGAGTACGGGCGGATGACTCTGCCCTGTCGGCGTCTCTGTCTGCAGGCCAAGAGCGACTGCTACAAACTAATGGACATGTTTGGTGTCAGCTGGCCAGAGGAGATGGACTGCAACAG ATTCCCAGATTGTGACGAGTCCTACCCCCGCCCTGTAGATCTCTTGTCCAGCTCAGACACAACTGAATCCCCTATCTCCGTCCAGAGAGACTATGGTTTCTGGTGTCCAAGAGAACTGAAAATCGACCCTGAGCTTGGCTACTCCTTCATGGGTGTTCGGGACTGCTCGCCCCCCTGTCCCAACATGTACTTTACACGTGAGGAGCTGATGTTTGCTCGCTATTTCATTGGGGTGGTGTCAATCGTATGCCTGTCCGCCACGCTCTTCACCTTCCTGACCTTCCTCATCGATGTGTCACGCTTCCGCTACCCAGAGCGCCCTATAATATTTTATGCTGTGTGCTACATGATGGTGTCCCTGGTGTTTTTCCTGGGGTTCCTGCTGGAGGACAAAGTTTCCTGTAACGCAGCCAGTCCAGGGAGGTTCAGGGCTTCAACAGTGACTCAGGGCTCCCATAACAAG GCTTGCACTCTTCTCTTCATGGTGCTGTATTTCTTCACCATGGCCGGTAGTGTCTGGTGGGTCATTCTAACCATCACCTGGTTTCTGGCTGCTGTTCCCAAGTGGGGCAGTGAGGCTATAGAGAAGAAGGCCCTCCTGTTCCACGCCTGTGCCTGGGGTATCCCTGGGGTCCTCACCGTCACCTTGCTTGCCATGAACAAAATCGAGGGAGATAGTGTCAGTGGTGTTTGCTTTGTGGGGCTCTACAACCTGATGGCACTGCGGTGGTTCCTACTGGTCCCACTAGGACTGGATGTGGTG GTGGGTGTGGCACTGCTGCTGGCAGGTATTGCAGCACTAAACCGTGTCCGCATTGAGATCCCATTGGAGAAGGAGAACCAGGAGAAACTGGTGAAGTTCATGATTCGCATCGGCGTGTTCTCCGTGCTCTACCTAGTCCCTCTGCTGACTGTTCTGGGCTGCTACCTTTATGAAAACAGCTACAGAGCGATCTGGGAGACGACCTGGGTACAGGAGAAGTGCAGAGACTACCACATCCCCTGTCCCTACCAG GTGGAGAGTACAAGTCGTCCTGACCTGGTCTTGTTCCTGATCAAGTATCTGATGATGCTGATTGTAGGAATCCCCTCAGTGTTCTGGGTGGGCAGTAAGAAGACCTGCTTCGAGTGGGCCAGCTTCTTCCACGGCAAGAGACGCAAAGA CGGGATGGTCAACGAGAGCAGGCAGGTGCTCCAGGAGCCTGACTTCACCCAGCTGCTCCTCAGGGACCCCAACATTCCCATTGTAAGGAAGTCACGGGGCACGTCCACCCAGGGGACCTCCACTCACGCCTCCTCTACACACTTGGCCATGCTGGACGAACCGCCCAGTGGCAGCACCAGCCGAGCTGGCTCAGTGCACAGTGCACGGTCTAAGATGAGCAGCTACCACGGCAGCCTGCACCGTTCTAGAGACGGCAG ATACACAGCCTCCAGTTTCCGGGCTGCAGATGAGCGGCTGCCCTACGGAAGCATGCCTCGCCTCAACGACCAATCACAGTCTAGGCACTGCAGCACCAACCGCCTGGACAGCCTGTCACGGCACAGCTCCACCCAACGACTGGAGAGCCAGTCGCGACACAGCAGCATCCGGGACCTGAGCAGTGCCACCCAGGCTGTTCTCGGTATCCGTGGAAACGGGATTCACAGAGTCCTGGAGGAGGACGGAGGGACAGCCTAA